Part of the Halobellus ruber genome is shown below.
GGTACAGCCGCATTGCGGTCACCCGCCCGGCCCGCTCTGCGGCCTCCCGGAGGTCGTCGAGGTCGACGTCGAACTCCTCCCGGAGGACGTTCGGCCCGTCGACGAACAGACCGACCCGGGGGTCCTCGGACGCGTCTCCACGCGGGTCGGCGAACAGCCGCTCCAGGAGGTCCATACGCAGCTTTCTGTCGGTGTACGCATAATCCCGACGGTGTCGTACTGTCGGCTGTAACTACGTGAAGACTTTCCACACCCCTGAGGTGTCGGAATCCGTCACGCGACTACGGCCGACAGTATCAGTCGACGGGCCCACTCGTAACGAGAACCGGCGTAGAGACGTTACCCATACATCATCCTTATACACCTATTAGACTGGATTTATCAAGCAAAAATCCGTTCAAGTGAACAGTATGAGTTCGAAAGCGGAAACTATCGGTGATGTGTTCACTGTCGTGCGGCCGATGAACGCCCACGGGGCAGTGACGGTACGCTCGGCGACGACTAACGCCACGTACCACCTGGTTGCCCACGCCGACGAGTCGACGCGGCGCGCGCTCTCGTCGCTCGCGCCTGGGGAGTCAGTCAGTGCCGCGGTCTCCCGGATCGGCGGGCGGGGCAACGGGTTCCGCGTCGAGGCGGCGACGCCCCGACCAGCCGGGGCGGGCCCGAACGGTATCACGGCCGGAGACTGAAAGTCTACGGTTTCATTGCGGACTCGCTGCCGGCTCCGAAACGCGAACCGACCCCGAGTTTCATCGGTGATAACTGGTGGGCAGCCTTATTATTCGACACGTTCGGATGCGGGTGTATGTGGAAGCTGATACGGAGTCGCTACGGAACGAAACTCGCGCTCGGGTACGTCACGACCGGAGCGTTCGTTGCGTCGGTGGGCTTTCTCACCGGCAGCGTCGCCGCCACCGTGTTGGCGACGCTCTCGGGGCTGCTGGCGTTGGGGTCGATCACCGGGACCGCGACGCTCTCGGCCGCCCAGGAGATCGAACGGGAGGCGCAACGCATCGCCGACGGCGACCTCGACCGTGAGATCAAAAACGAGCGGACCGACGAGTTGGGTCGGATCTACGACGCCGTCGACACGATACGGGTCTCGCTGGCCGAACGCATCTCCGATCTGGAGGCCGCACGGGAGGAGGCCGAACGCACCAGCGACGAGGCGACGCGGATGGCCGACGACTACCAGCGGATCGCCGAACGCTACGCCGCGACGATGCAGCGGGCCGCGGAGGGCGATCTCACGCAGCGCATCGACGTCGACACCGAGTACGAGTCGATGACGACGATCGGCCGCGAGTTCAACACCACGATTGAGCAGCTACAGGCGGCGCTGGCCGACGTCGACGCCTTCGCCGAAACAATCCGCGACGACGTCGACGAGATGCGGACCCGCGGAGCCGCAGTCGAGGACGCGGTCGACGGCGCGGTCGACACCGCCGACGACATCACCGAACGGGCGCAGTCCCAGCGGGCACAGATCGAGACCGTCACCCAGGACATCGACACCCTGTCTGCGACCGCCGAGGAGGTCGCCGCCACGGTCGACGACCTCGCAGAGCAGAGCGACGACGTGACCGCGACCAGCGCCGACGCCCGAACCGCCGCCAGCGACGCGATCGACGAGATGGAGGACATCCAAGCGGAGATCGACGACGCCGTCGACCAGATCGAGGCGCTGGCCGACAGCACCGACGAGATCACCGAGATCGTCGATATCATCGGCGACATCGCCGAACAGACGAACATGCTCGCGTTGAACGCCTCGATCGAGGCCGCCCGCGCGGGCGACAGCGGCGGCTCCTCGGGCAACGGGTTCGCCGTCGTGGCCGACGAGGTCAAACAGCTTGCGGGCAAGACCCAGGCCCGCGCCGACGAGATCGGGGCGATGATCGAGGAGGTCCGCGAGGCCACCGGCGACGCCGCGGAGTCGGTCCGGACGACGCGAACGCGGATCGAGACCGGCACCGACACGGTGGCCTCGGCGCTCGAAGACATCGAGGACATCGCCGACTCGGTCGCAGAGATCGACAACGGCATCGTGGAGATCCGCGACGCGACCGCCGACCAGGCGGAGACGCTGCAGACGACCGCCGCCTCCGTGAACGAAGTCGCGGAAGGGAGCCGCGAGACCGAGGCGGCGGCGGGCGACATCGCCGAGCGGATCAACGAACAGCAGGAGGCGGTCGACGACATCACGGCGACGCTCGGGACCTTCGAGCGGAACGCAGGGGAGCTCGCGGCCCAACTGGACGCGTTCGACGTCGGAACGCTCGACGGTAGTGTGGCCGGGGGGACGCAGGCCGCCGCGGCGCCCGACGGGGGTGATCCCCGATGAGCACCCACGTCACCGCGGCGTACGCCCTGGCGGTGCTCGGCTTCGTCGTCGGGGTCGCGCTCGCGGCCCGGCTGGCGACCGTCGACGACGTCGACGTCGATCGGGGGAAGTTCGCCTACCTGCTGATCATCCCCGGGTTCGCGGGACTGAGTTACGTCCTGATGGCGCTGAACGTCGGCGTCATCACCGTCGGATCGGAGACCATCGTTCTCCCGCGGTACGTCGACTGGCTGGTGACGACCCCGCTCCTCGTCGGCTACGTCGGCTACGTCGCTGGCGCGCCGCGCCGGTGGATCGCGGGCGTGATGGCGGCCGACGCGGCGATGATCGTCACCGGCGGGGTCGCGACCGTCACCACCGGGCCCACGAAGTGGGCGTTCTTCGCGGTGTCGGGGACGTTCCACCTGTCGCTGTTCTACGTTCTCTACCGCGTGTTCCCCGGATACGCGCAGGCGTTCGCCAAACGGCGCGGGCTGTTCAAACTGCTTCAGAACCACGTCGGGCTGCTGTGGCTCGCGTACCCGCTGGTGTGGGTCGTGGGCGCGCCCGGCCTCGGGTACGTCTCCGCCGCGGGCATCAGCCTCGTCGTGGCGTACCTCGACGTGGTCGCGAAGGTCCCGTACGTCTACTTCGTGTGGAACCGCCGCTACGCCTTCGACCGCGACGCCGCCGAAGCGGCGGTCGGGTCGGCGTCCGCACCGCCGTCGTCGGGGACCGGCGCGGGCGGCACTCCGACCGCGGACGACTGACGACGGCGCCGAACTGAACGCTATTCCGGGCGCTCGGTTGCGGTCTTGCACTGACTTCGACGGCGGAGCCGCAGCACGCGTCAGGCCGACACTCACTGTCGCGGTATCGCGCTTCTCGCCTTCGTCCCGATCATACGCCGTGGCGACGACGACTCCCGACGCGGCCACGGCGGCGCGCTCCGGGAGCTCTCGGACCCGACGGTCGCGTTCGCGTTTCGACGGCGGCTGGCTGGTTGGCAGGGAGTGCGCCCTCGCGTTCGGCCGGCACGCGCTACTCGTTAGATTCGGCTGGACGGCCGGGACACGCGCACGATACTCGGTTTGCTATCGCGGAATACGATTTATTACCGGCGCAATACCCCGTCAGGGGCGCCGGAAGCGTCCGACGCCGCGGGACACATATCAAAACCTTTCTCGCGCCGCGTCGACGCTCACGTATGGCACTCCGGCAACCTCCGCTCTACGATCTGCACGCCGACCGGGCGACGTTCACCGACTTCGGCGGGTGGGAGATGCCCGTCGAGTTCGACTCCATCCGGACGGAGCACGCCGCAGTCCGGGAGTCCGTGGGGATCTTCGACGTCTCGCATATGGGCGAGGTCGTCGTGGACGGCCCCGACGCGACAGAACTGATGCAACGGCTCCTCACGGCCGATATGGCGTCGCTCGACCCCGGCGACGCCCAGTACGCGGCCATCACCGACGAGGCGGGGATCATCCACGACGACACCATCGCCTACCGGCTCCCGGACGACGGGGACCCCCGCTACCTGTTCGTCCCGAACGCGGGCCACGACGAGGAGGCGTACGGCCGGTGGGTCGACCGCCGCGAGGAGTGGGGACTCGACTGCGAGGTGCGTAACGAGACCGACGCGTGGGCGATGGTAGCGGTCCAGGGACCGGACGCCCCCGACGCGGTCGCCGACGCAACGACCGTGGATCCGGCAGACCTCGGCCGCAACGAGATCGCCGCGGGTGCGGTCGACGGCGTCGAGTCGTGGATCGCCCGCACCGGCTACACCGGCGAGGACGGCGTCGAGATCCTCTGTCCCCCCGAGGACGCGGCGGCTGTCTGGTCGGCGTTCGAGGGGTGTCAGCCCTGCGGGTTGGGGTCGCGGGACACCCTCCGGACCGAGATGGGATTCCTGCTTTCGGGCCAGGATTTCGACCCCGACGCGGAACCGCGGACGCCCTACGAGGCCGGCATCGGGTGGGCGGTCGACCTCGACACCGGATTCGTCGGTCGCGACGCCTTGGCCGAAGCGGCCGAGACGGGGCCCGAGGAGGCGTTCGTGGGGCTGAAACTCAGAGAGCGCGGCATCGCCCGTCACGGTCACGACATCACCGTCGACGGTGAGGTCGTCGGCCACGTCACCAGCGGGACGATGAGCCCGACGCTCGGCGAGCCGATCGCGCTGGGGTACGTCCCGACGTCGCTGTCGGAGCCCGGCACCCAGGTCGAAGTCGTGGTCCGGGGCGACGGCAAGCGGGCCGAGGTGGCGTCGACTCCGTTCATCCGGGACAAATAAATGCCCGCACAGTAGAGGATGAACGATAGATGTTTGAAACCCCGGACGATCGTAAGTATCGGGAATCACACGAGTACGCAACCACCGACGGCGAGACGGTGACCGTCGGCATCTCCGATTTCGCGCAGGACGAACTGGGTGACGTGGTCTTCGTCGAGTTGCCGGCCGCCGGCGACGAACTCACGCAGGGCGAGGAGTTCGGCGTCATCGAGTCGATCAAGGCGGTATCGGACCTGTATGCGCCGGTATCCGGCACCGTAAGCGAGGTCAACGAGGCGCTGTTCGACCAGCCGGAGTTGGTGAACGAATCGCCCTACGGCGAGGGGTGGATGCTGAAGCTCGACGGCGTCGACGACGCCGACTTCGAGGCCCTCCTCACCGCCGAGGAGTACAGCGAGCAGACGGAGTGAAGTGTATGCAGCCCTGCATTCCGACTAGTTACGTATGATCCGCCCACACACCATCCGACCGGTATCGATCGGAGGCACGCGATGACCGACGCCGGCCGACACGAGCGCGTCGACGGCACCCCCTACGCGCCGCACACGCCCGAGCAGACCGCAGCGATGCTCGAGGCCGTCGGCGCCGACAGCGAGGCCGACCTGTTCGACGTGCCCAGCGAGGTTCGGTTCGACGGCGACCTCGGGATCGAACCGCGGAGCGAACGCGAGCTCCGCGGGGAGCTCTCCGAGACCTTCGCGCGCAACGACGACCTCACGGAGTTCCTGGGTCGGGACCACCACACCCACTACGTCCCGAGCGTGGTCGACGACCTCTCACAGCGCGCGGAGTTCCTGACCTCCTACACCCAGTACCAGCCCGAGATCGCCCAGGGGTTCCTCCAGGCGCTGTTCGAGTACCAGTCGCTGGTCGCCGAACTCACCGGGCTGCCCGTCGCCAACTGCTCGATGTACGACGCGGCGTCGGGGCTCGCGGAGGCCGCCCGGCTCGCCGGCCGGGTCCGGTCGATTTCGGGCACCCGCGTCCTCGTGCCGGAACTCCTCCACGAGAACAAACGCGCGGTACTCGACAACTACGTCGACGGGACCGACCTGGAGGTCGCGACCTACCCGATGGACGACGGAAACGTCGATATCGACGCGCTCTCGGGGCTCGTCGGCGAGGACACAGCCTTGGTCTACGTCGAGAACCCCACCGTCCGAGGCACGATCGAGGAGCACCTCGACGAAGTCGGGACGATCACCGACGAGGCGGGTTCGCTGTTCTGTCTCGGCACCGATATGGCCGCACTCGGGCTCCTCGAAGAACCCGAGAGCGTGGGCGCCGACGTCGTCGTCGGCGAGGCCGACGCCCTCGGACTGCCGACCGCCTACGGGATGGGCCTGGGGCTTTTCGCCACTCGGGAGTCGTTCCTCCGGCAGGTCCCCGGACGGCTCGTCGGCGCCAGCGAGGACGAGTCGGGCCGACGCACCTACACCCTGACGCTGCAGACCAGAGAGCAACACATCCGGAAGGAGCGTGCGACCTCGAACATCTGCACCAACCAGGCGTGGATCGCGCTGCGGACCGCGATGCACCTGGCGTGGCTGGGTCCCGACGGGCTCGTCGACCTCGGCAACCAGTGCGTTCGGGAGGCTACGTCGCTCGCCGGCGACCTAGACGAGCTTGCTGGCGTCCACGCGCCCGTCCACGACCGCCACCACTTCCGTGAGTTCGCGGTTCGGACCGACCAGCCCGCGCCGGCGGTCGCCGCGGACCTCGAGTCCGAGGGGTTCGCGGTCCACGTCCTCGACGACCACCTGCTGCAGGTGTGCGTCACCGACGTGAACGCGGCGGCGACCGACGAACTGGTCGCCGCGTTCGAGGAGGCGATATAAATGAATCACGATCAGGCACGCTTCGGCGACGACGACCGCTACGAACCGCTGCTGTCGGAGACCGGCACCGCGACCGTCGATGTCGGCTCGGAGTCGCCACTTCCCGACGAGTTGACCCGCGACGAACTGGAGCTGCCGACGAGTTCCGAGCCGGAACTGTCCCGGCATTACACCCGGCTGTCGCAGATGAACTGGA
Proteins encoded:
- the gcvH gene encoding glycine cleavage system protein GcvH, which produces MFETPDDRKYRESHEYATTDGETVTVGISDFAQDELGDVVFVELPAAGDELTQGEEFGVIESIKAVSDLYAPVSGTVSEVNEALFDQPELVNESPYGEGWMLKLDGVDDADFEALLTAEEYSEQTE
- a CDS encoding bacteriorhodopsin, whose translation is MSTHVTAAYALAVLGFVVGVALAARLATVDDVDVDRGKFAYLLIIPGFAGLSYVLMALNVGVITVGSETIVLPRYVDWLVTTPLLVGYVGYVAGAPRRWIAGVMAADAAMIVTGGVATVTTGPTKWAFFAVSGTFHLSLFYVLYRVFPGYAQAFAKRRGLFKLLQNHVGLLWLAYPLVWVVGAPGLGYVSAAGISLVVAYLDVVAKVPYVYFVWNRRYAFDRDAAEAAVGSASAPPSSGTGAGGTPTADD
- the gcvT gene encoding glycine cleavage system aminomethyltransferase GcvT, which encodes MALRQPPLYDLHADRATFTDFGGWEMPVEFDSIRTEHAAVRESVGIFDVSHMGEVVVDGPDATELMQRLLTADMASLDPGDAQYAAITDEAGIIHDDTIAYRLPDDGDPRYLFVPNAGHDEEAYGRWVDRREEWGLDCEVRNETDAWAMVAVQGPDAPDAVADATTVDPADLGRNEIAAGAVDGVESWIARTGYTGEDGVEILCPPEDAAAVWSAFEGCQPCGLGSRDTLRTEMGFLLSGQDFDPDAEPRTPYEAGIGWAVDLDTGFVGRDALAEAAETGPEEAFVGLKLRERGIARHGHDITVDGEVVGHVTSGTMSPTLGEPIALGYVPTSLSEPGTQVEVVVRGDGKRAEVASTPFIRDK
- the gcvPA gene encoding aminomethyl-transferring glycine dehydrogenase subunit GcvPA, giving the protein MTDAGRHERVDGTPYAPHTPEQTAAMLEAVGADSEADLFDVPSEVRFDGDLGIEPRSERELRGELSETFARNDDLTEFLGRDHHTHYVPSVVDDLSQRAEFLTSYTQYQPEIAQGFLQALFEYQSLVAELTGLPVANCSMYDAASGLAEAARLAGRVRSISGTRVLVPELLHENKRAVLDNYVDGTDLEVATYPMDDGNVDIDALSGLVGEDTALVYVENPTVRGTIEEHLDEVGTITDEAGSLFCLGTDMAALGLLEEPESVGADVVVGEADALGLPTAYGMGLGLFATRESFLRQVPGRLVGASEDESGRRTYTLTLQTREQHIRKERATSNICTNQAWIALRTAMHLAWLGPDGLVDLGNQCVREATSLAGDLDELAGVHAPVHDRHHFREFAVRTDQPAPAVAADLESEGFAVHVLDDHLLQVCVTDVNAAATDELVAAFEEAI
- a CDS encoding methyl-accepting chemotaxis protein encodes the protein MWKLIRSRYGTKLALGYVTTGAFVASVGFLTGSVAATVLATLSGLLALGSITGTATLSAAQEIEREAQRIADGDLDREIKNERTDELGRIYDAVDTIRVSLAERISDLEAAREEAERTSDEATRMADDYQRIAERYAATMQRAAEGDLTQRIDVDTEYESMTTIGREFNTTIEQLQAALADVDAFAETIRDDVDEMRTRGAAVEDAVDGAVDTADDITERAQSQRAQIETVTQDIDTLSATAEEVAATVDDLAEQSDDVTATSADARTAASDAIDEMEDIQAEIDDAVDQIEALADSTDEITEIVDIIGDIAEQTNMLALNASIEAARAGDSGGSSGNGFAVVADEVKQLAGKTQARADEIGAMIEEVREATGDAAESVRTTRTRIETGTDTVASALEDIEDIADSVAEIDNGIVEIRDATADQAETLQTTAASVNEVAEGSRETEAAAGDIAERINEQQEAVDDITATLGTFERNAGELAAQLDAFDVGTLDGSVAGGTQAAAAPDGGDPR